From a region of the Helianthus annuus cultivar XRQ/B chromosome 5, HanXRQr2.0-SUNRISE, whole genome shotgun sequence genome:
- the LOC118492130 gene encoding uncharacterized mitochondrial protein AtMg00860-like, protein MNWEAPKTPTKIHSFLGLAGYYRRSIENFSRIAAPLTSLTRKNVKFDWGSKQQESFEIIKQKLSNAPVLSLPEGIEEFVVYCDASHTGKENVVADALSRKEGVKPIRINAKSIELKNSLNERLLAA, encoded by the exons atgaattgggaagcaccGAAGACGCCAACAAAAATTCACAGCTTTTTGggtttagctggatattatagaagatCCATTGAGAACTTCTCGAGAATAGCTGCACCATTAACTTCTTTGACCCGTAAGAATGTGAAATTTGATTGGGGTTCAaaacaacaagaatcctttgagatTATTAAGCAGAAGTTGAGTAATGCTCCGGTATTATCTTTACCTGAAGGAATTGAAGAGTTTgttgtatattgtgatgcttcacacaccg GTAAAgagaatgtggtcgctgatgctcTAAGCCGAAAGGAAGGAGTCAAACCaatcaggatcaatgccaagagcattgagctGAAGAATAGCCTGAATGAAA